A single genomic interval of Helianthus annuus cultivar XRQ/B chromosome 6, HanXRQr2.0-SUNRISE, whole genome shotgun sequence harbors:
- the LOC110863718 gene encoding uncharacterized protein LOC110863718 — protein sequence MSSILFRTGSGTVNRSISPGSVPLRHGSFSSCEKFEFSPLKVTNLRRLNRAISEPKTISRLMSINTGSQTFPEMLSEVDEELLQDDYSFGSLKLAEKCFDRMVGISAGGIAAKEAQFSGVGSGSGRGHDGFGSGRFSGGSNNKNEGKKIGARYRKLLESNPNDPLLLRNYGKFLHEVEGDIVKAEEYYGRAILASPGDGELLSLYGKLIWEVHGDGERAQFYLDQAVSASPDDCMVMGSYAQFMWEVEEDEDIEEESGSKVLVPAAKAI from the exons ATGTCATCTATTCTTTTCCGGACCGGTTCTGGGACGGTTAACCGGTCTATATCGCCTGGTTCTGTCCCACTACGACACGGTTCCTTTTCTAGTTGTGAGAAGTTTGAGTTTTCGCCTTTGAAGGTGACCAATCTACGCAGACTCAACAGAGCTATATCGGAGCCTAAAACTATTTCTAGATTAATGTCAATAAATACCGGATCACAGACATTTCCTGAAATGTTATCCGAGGTGGATGAGGAGTTGTTGCAGGATGATTATTCTTTTGGATCGTTGAAGTTAGCAGAGAAATGTTTTGATCGGATGGTTGGGATTTCGGCTGGTGGAATCGCAGCCAAGGAGGCGCAGTTTAGTGGAGTTGGTAGTGGAAGCGGACGAGGTCACGATGGTTTTGGTTCAGGGCGATTTTCGGGTGGAAGTAACAATAAGAACGAAGGGAAGAAAATTGGCGCGCGTTATAGGAAACTGTTGGAGTCGAACCCTAACGATCCTCTTCTTCTTAGAAATTATGGCAAATTCTTACATGAG GTAGAAGGAGACATTGTTAAAGCAGAGGAGTATTACGGAAGAGCAATACTAGCGAGTCCTGGAGACGGGGAGCTTCTATCGTTGTACGGCAAATTAATTTGGGAAGTACATGGAGATGGAGAGAGAGCACAATTTTACTTAGATCAGGCCGTTAGCGCCTCTCCTGATGATTG TATGGTGATGGGATCATACGCGCAATTTATGTGGGAAGTAGAAGAAGATGAAGACATTGAAGAAGAATCCGGATCTAAGGTGTTGGTTCCTGCAGCGAAAGCGATATGA